One genomic window of Bartonella sp. JB63 includes the following:
- a CDS encoding uracil-DNA glycosylase family protein: protein MNQRQCDHIIKLEKDIHSCRICIKHPHYLPPLPHEPRPVVYLSNTASIAIAGQAPGLRVHESSIPFNDRSGIRLRNWLDVTSDEFYNRSLFAIVPMGFCFPGYDQNKSDLPPRSECREIWHEKVFQAMPQIKLVLAIGSYAQKWHIANLKHKTVSATVSDWKNIISIRQPRGYNVMPLPHPSWRNTFWLQKHPWFNNELIVHLRCLVRKFL, encoded by the coding sequence ATGAACCAACGACAATGTGATCATATTATCAAATTAGAAAAGGACATTCATTCTTGCCGTATTTGTATCAAACATCCACATTATCTTCCTCCTCTTCCTCATGAACCAAGACCTGTTGTTTATTTATCCAATACTGCTTCTATTGCAATTGCAGGGCAAGCGCCAGGATTACGTGTGCATGAAAGCTCTATACCTTTTAATGATCGTTCTGGCATAAGATTACGTAATTGGCTTGATGTAACAAGCGATGAATTTTACAATAGATCCCTATTTGCTATTGTTCCTATGGGATTTTGCTTTCCTGGTTACGATCAAAACAAATCTGATTTACCGCCAAGAAGTGAATGTCGAGAAATATGGCATGAAAAAGTATTTCAAGCTATGCCACAAATAAAACTTGTCCTTGCGATTGGAAGTTATGCGCAAAAATGGCATATTGCAAACCTAAAACATAAGACTGTCTCCGCAACCGTCAGTGATTGGAAAAACATCATATCCATACGTCAACCCCGAGGATATAATGTCATGCCTTTGCCTCATCCATCATGGCGAAATACTTTTTGGTTACAAAAACACCCATGGTTTAATAATGAGCTTATTGTACATCTTCGCTGTTTAGTACGTAAATTCTTATAA
- a CDS encoding thermonuclease family protein has product MIIIVLINETIYSRSTIAQIPSIISVPPKSIKGNVLVIDGDSIKIADVIIRLAGIDAPELNQFCGIKKERYACGFQAKKKLEKLIDNQSVTCHWSKKDKYHRILAICGTKKVNNINAAMVRNGWAISFYSYRKEEQEAKKQKKGIWQSSFQKPQKWRKSHSRVNKVK; this is encoded by the coding sequence ATGATAATTATTGTTCTTATTAATGAAACAATTTATTCGAGATCCACCATAGCACAAATCCCAAGCATAATTTCCGTTCCCCCAAAATCTATAAAAGGTAACGTATTAGTCATTGATGGTGATTCAATTAAGATTGCTGATGTTATAATTCGACTTGCAGGAATCGATGCTCCTGAGCTCAATCAATTTTGCGGCATAAAAAAAGAACGTTATGCATGCGGCTTCCAAGCTAAAAAAAAATTAGAAAAACTTATAGATAATCAATCTGTTACGTGTCATTGGTCTAAAAAAGACAAATATCACCGTATTCTTGCTATATGTGGAACAAAAAAAGTTAATAACATTAACGCAGCGATGGTGCGTAATGGTTGGGCTATAAGCTTCTATAGCTATCGTAAAGAAGAACAAGAAGCCAAAAAACAAAAAAAAGGAATATGGCAGTCAAGTTTTCAAAAACCGCAAAAATGGCGTAAATCTCATTCCCGTGTAAATAAAGTAAAGTAA
- the rpmG gene encoding 50S ribosomal protein L33, producing the protein MAKAATIKIKLLSTADTGFFYVTKKNSRTMTDKMNKRKYDPIVKKHVEFKETKIK; encoded by the coding sequence ATGGCTAAGGCAGCAACCATTAAGATTAAGCTTTTGTCGACTGCAGATACTGGTTTTTTTTATGTAACAAAGAAAAATAGCCGCACAATGACAGATAAAATGAACAAACGTAAATATGACCCAATTGTCAAAAAACATGTTGAGTTTAAAGAAACAAAAATTAAATAA